The genomic interval tagttaCTTATTGTCATTgtaaacaattgattaagtaattaaaaaatagaaaaaaaaaaaaaaaactctttaaaAATTAATGGTTGTAGCTTCTAAGATAGTTTTTTTGCCTCTATTTTCGTCCTTCCAAAAGTCCCAATCAAAAAGCTACCcttctttttttgaaattagggttttaaaacCCTACTGAGTCTCTAAAAGCAAGCGGGTTACGGCATAGCCCTTTCAGTATCACGGCTCAGGTACTTGGTTTTAGGGCAATGAGCTTCCTTGTGCGACGACTGATAATATATTAGTCATAACTCTTTCGATATTGCTCGGAATTAAATGATTCAAGATATTTTAGAAAGTTGAAAGAAAGATTCAGAACTTTTAGTCAAAAACAGACTTGATTTTTATCACAAATAAAGCGTGTTGAGCATCTATAATTTTGAAATGTTCACCAACTATATTCTAGAATGTCAAATTCCATGATAAATTCATCAGATTCATCTCATTTAACATGtttctttctattttcaattcattttatgaattttaccaTTTAAACCTAAAACAAGTATAAAATAAGTGTAATTCTgcacaaaataaatataatcaatTGAAACACACCtgtaaaatacataaaatgaaCTTAAAACTAGTATATCATGGGATTCATACAAATTAGtgacaaaataaaacaaaaagttcTCCCTCATTTTTAAAGAGTATATTTCCCtttcttaatttattttattttaatttaatttttattaattaacaataaaaaaaaaaatatgctcttcaataaaaatctataaataaaaaataattaaatgttctaataattataatttagtcATATTAAAACATTTTAATTaccattttcctatttaaacaaaataaaatgatattgtTTTCCTTTCCAATTAATTTagtatacaaaataataaaatatcatttccgattattttatattttaaaccgattcatttttttattaattattccaattcattttttttattgattaagtgtataaaaaatgttaataaatgaaataacaTTGGCACTGATCAACAACTGctcaaatataaaaaaatatatatatttatacataaaagAATCATAACACATTCACAAAAAAGAATATAATAAAAGTATCAAACTGGTACTATAAAATTGCTACTGAACAAAGGTGTTTGATAATTCCCAATTCAATGAGTCGTTCAATGTTCTTGAAAGAAGCTGAGCAATCTCATCCATGTCTGGCCGAGCTTCCGGATTCTTCTTCAAGCAACCTTCGATAATTCGAACCACAAACACAACAAATTCATAAGGATATTTCTCTTCCAAGGAGGGATCCATAAAATGCTTCAAACCATCTTGtttttcttcatcatcatcattaataAGTAGAGCACTAAATGAATCAGATAAGTGCTTATTTTCTTCATACAAAACAGAAACCTCTTTCCCAGTGAGCATTTCAAGCAACACAACTCCAAATGCATACACATCAAGCTTTGTAGAAACCACACCATTTTCCAAGTACTCAGGAGCCATATAACCTATTGTACCAACAACATGTTTTGTCAAAGAATATTGACCATCATGTCCTTGTGTTGATCTTGTTAAACCAAAATTAGCAATCTTAGCTCTAAAATCACTATCAAGAAGAATATTACTACTCTTTATGTCCTTATGAACATGAGAAGAATTAGCAAAGTTATGAAGATAATTCAGCCCTGTAGCCACATCTAAAGCAATCTGAATTCTCTGACTCCAATTCAAAAACCTTCCATCTTTTCTCTTATGGTGAATCCAACTACTCAAAGGTCCATTGGCAGCATACTCATAGACAAGATACCAAAAACCGCCATTGAAACAAATCCCCGAAAGGCGAATAAGATTCGAATGGTTGATCTTCTGCATTATATTAATCTCTTTAGAGATATCTCCATCAACTTTCTTGATAGCTGCAAAATCTCCATTTATGTTACCTTTGTAAACAGATCCTTTGACCAAATTAGTACTAATACTAAAATCATTTGTAGCCAACCGAAGTTCCTCGAATTTGTAGACTTTGATTGATTGAGCAATATCAGATAAACTATCTAAGAAGTCTTGTGATTCTTCAATCTTTTTGTCCACTACTTGTTTCTCCCCTGCCTCAAAACTTTTCGAGACAAGAACAGGTTCTTCGAGTTCTTTACTCTTTTTTCTCAATACTCTGCAGTAGATTATGGTGCCTAAGGCCAATATAAAAGCAGTTCCTCCAAGAGCACCAATGAGGGCATAAACCCAAGTTTTGTTTGAGCTCTCATTAGAAGAGGGAGTGGTAGTATTAGGACGAGTAACTGGAGGCGGTGGTGGCGATGTTGGTGGCTCTACAGTTATAGAATTTGATGGTGGCTTATCAAGAGGAACCAAAAGAGTTGTGTTTGGGAAAATGGTGTCTTGAGAAATACCATTTGTACTAACAAGTAAGTTTTGATCAATCTTAAATCTTTGACTTATAAGTAAAAGAAACTCACGCTTAGCTACTAAGTAGCTAATAAGATAGTTCAAACCCGAATCGATTTGATTCTTTGTAGGACAAGCACATCTAAGAGGAACACTAATTCTTTGACCTTGTAAAAGACCACTAGGAATGGGATTTTCGGGTTGATTAGCTATAGCTTGACAAGTTGTGAGGCCTTGAAATATTTCATTAGCAATAGTGGAATATTGGTCACCTTGGTTAACAATATAAGAAGTGTTTGATTGATAAAACTCACCAGAACAGGAACAGTTGACAGGAACAATCACCAACTTGTTTGTATCAAACGTTGTTGTTTCCGGGACTGAATTTATGAGTGAGACTTGAGAAGGGTCAGCACCCAACAGAGTAGATATGGCTGAAACATTGTTGTAGTTAGGAATGGCTCTGAAAGTAACATAAGTTTGGCAACTTTTGTTAACTCCATTGCAGAAGTAGCCAAGACCAGAAGATGCCTTATGTTGATCGTTACAATCTGATGTGGTTTTTCCCACGTAAGGCTGCTGTGCACCGATCAAATAACAACtacaaatgaagaagaagaaaacagaaagaagagaagaagagaaactCATATTGTTTTGGAGGGTCTGAAACTGAAACAACAGGACATTATAGCATAATAAATAAGCTGAGATTGACTTTTTCTAAGAGGTAATGGAGAAGAAGTTGTATGAAAAACTTGTAAGAAGATCAATCAAAGGGTTGTCATGTTCTTTGTCTTAGTCTTCGGTTGACCAGGCTTTTCAATAATTGGGCAAAAGTTTGACCTTGACTAGTATAAAATTTTCATCAATAGCCGCCACTACGCGTAGTATGGTAcgttatataattttatataaataaacagTAAGGCGTATCATATCATTTCTCCTTCTACTTAGGTCGCATTCAAGAAAAAACTACACACCTTACTTGATTCTCTTTCAATATTAACTCTAATATAATGTTTGGATGGAAAGTTGCATGAAATTGGATtacatcatattttttttaagttaactaTGAAAGCTCTGTAATTTCTTTGGTACCTATGAATCTATGATGCTTAAGATTAGTGTAACAAAATCTACTGCTTTTAGTAGCTTTGTCTTTAGTATTTAACTGGAAAAAAAGAGTAAGTAACATTTTATACcttatgttttgtaaaagttattaattggaccatctattttattaaatgataaaatggaccttgcattttttaaaattatacaaataatacactaaactgattttttgtcaaaataaaacttaataataatccgatctagagatgttatggTAAAACTGAttttattttctgtatctgttcgtgttaaaaattgtcttaaaattggttatattaaaaaataaaattgttgaaaaattGAGTTCATAGTCTTACttgtacaattttgaaaaatacaggatccattttgtcatttaataaaacagaaggtccaattaataatttttacaaaacatagaatctaaaatagtatttacaaaaaaaaaaaactactaattgGATAATTTTGCAAAAGTCTTTGTATATACAGTCAAGTGTAATAAATGAAACTACACCTGTTAAAGATTTATAGGTTATTTAGGATTTTTATCTTTCGAATTATTACAACTATTAAATCGTGTCCTCTAAATTTTTTTGCTCATTAAAAATTTTCCCGAACTACTTGCAATGCTGAAATATAaggtttttgtaaaattttatctTTGCATTTTGTTAGCTATCTGGGATAAAACTTAACAAAAGTTCAATGCTTCAGTATTATGAATAATTTAAGAGAAATTTTTTAACAGGCAATAAATTTTTAGGGGTATGATTTAATAGTTGTTAGTTCgatgtgaaaattttaaatagccatatttatatataggagTACTTTTTGGATTTGTTTGTTATAAGCTTCCATTATCTAAATTTTCAGAGTATCTTCTTTCTCATGTAGGTCTATGCATGTTGTATAGTAAACGTTTTTTATATGGCATATATTCCTCCTAACTTTCATATTTGTTCCAATCTTTATGTAATTTAATCActtttaagaagaaaaaaaaaataaaggactcaattgtaaaaacaaaaaatcagGGTCTGGACTATCCAAAGCAGAAaacattaaagtatttaagCTAAAACCTTTTTTTAAGCTAACCTGGTCTCACTAATAAGTATGTAATGCAGAATgtgtcaaaaaaaatataatgcaGAAAAGATGCTCACGTTCTAATTAGTGACACACCTAAAGGCTTAAGTTCCTAATGtaataaaaatcctaattaataaGCATCCAAGTTCCAAAACCAACTCATATAATCAAAAATAGACGTCATAATTGGTTTTACTCCTTTAAATTTACATTGCTCCAAAAGCATAATTGattctaaaatataaattataatacaacTAATAATCAAGCCAGTCCTTGATACTAATGCAATTATGCATCAGTAGCCCAAAACCATTGGCAGAAGCTATTACAAACAGGTGTATTCTATGTATATATAGTTTGAATTTGATACTGAATCCAAGAGGTCAGGACACCATATGCAAGTGGCCAAGGTGCTCCCACTGATAGGACAGCCCAACTTCCATGACTTGTTCTTTGGAGTCTTGTCAGTGGACATGGTGGAATAATGGGCCAATTGAATACTTGAGGGGTTGTCTTGTGATCTTAAAAGGACCCCCACAAAACTAAACAAGCTCATTAtaatttttcaacaaaaatacatcCAGAACAAACAACTTCAGGTCCCAACCTTCTTTTACACTTGACCCCCCCTCTTAAACCCCTATCTAAATTGTTACTTTCAGAACTCTTTTGTTGTATAGTACTTTATGTAAAAATAGAATATAGAAAAGAGATAGCAAAAGGTGGCTGGTGAGAACAacagtttttgagaaaataaacacTAACATTTCTCAGTCTCAACAAAAGGAAATCAACTGGTTGAGAAAGTTTATTCTCAACAAAGCTTTCAGCTCAAGCAAGAATGAAAAGGTTGGGAATAGGAATGTATATGAACATGATCCAGGGAGACTCACTTATTCTAATTCCATGGAAATATGGTAAACAAGAGGAGTAATACTAAACAAcaaacataacaaaataaatgacAGCCGTTTTCAGTTTCACAGAAATTAAGTTGTCTAACTCTACCCCCCTTAAATGTTGTTAGGACAAGTAAGATACCGATGATGAGACAAAATATGTTCCCGGCAGAGGTTTCACGCAGTCCCTTGGCGACATAATCAGGTGTTATGACAAAGAGAATGAAACGGGAAACTGAAACATATAAAGATATGcgaaagaagaaaaaacaaatCTTCAGAacatagataaaaagaaaatgaaatatGCAAAACTTAATACTTCTACCCTAGTGAAAAGGTTGGGGTTTTGTTTTATAATGTTGAGGAGATATATATGAACCTGGAATGTCTTCTGGGAAGAAGAGGTGAGCTGCAACAGCAAGAAAGGAAACCCAGTAACCAAATCCTCCTCTGCTAAAATTCAGAATGGTTAGTCTTGAAATGTGCAGATATATGAATTAGTTAATGTAAATAGGAAAATGAATTGGGGTATGGAAGAACCTAACAAAATTGA from Cannabis sativa cultivar Pink pepper isolate KNU-18-1 chromosome 4, ASM2916894v1, whole genome shotgun sequence carries:
- the LOC115712343 gene encoding lysM domain receptor-like kinase 4; this encodes MSFSSSLLSVFFFFICSCYLIGAQQPYVGKTTSDCNDQHKASSGLGYFCNGVNKSCQTYVTFRAIPNYNNVSAISTLLGADPSQVSLINSVPETTTFDTNKLVIVPVNCSCSGEFYQSNTSYIVNQGDQYSTIANEIFQGLTTCQAIANQPENPIPSGLLQGQRISVPLRCACPTKNQIDSGLNYLISYLVAKREFLLLISQRFKIDQNLLVSTNGISQDTIFPNTTLLVPLDKPPSNSITVEPPTSPPPPPVTRPNTTTPSSNESSNKTWVYALIGALGGTAFILALGTIIYCRVLRKKSKELEEPVLVSKSFEAGEKQVVDKKIEESQDFLDSLSDIAQSIKVYKFEELRLATNDFSISTNLVKGSVYKGNINGDFAAIKKVDGDISKEINIMQKINHSNLIRLSGICFNGGFWYLVYEYAANGPLSSWIHHKRKDGRFLNWSQRIQIALDVATGLNYLHNFANSSHVHKDIKSSNILLDSDFRAKIANFGLTRSTQGHDGQYSLTKHVVGTIGYMAPEYLENGVVSTKLDVYAFGVVLLEMLTGKEVSVLYEENKHLSDSFSALLINDDDEEKQDGLKHFMDPSLEEKYPYEFVVFVVRIIEGCLKKNPEARPDMDEIAQLLSRTLNDSLNWELSNTFVQ
- the LOC115711940 gene encoding cold-regulated 413 plasma membrane protein 4 isoform X1 gives rise to the protein MEMGFTDLVSYLSDSEKGFSFSHSRTTFQWGGTLCALLLLILNRTRVCRSSLQTTLIVFYLLTSLPNGLFNFVRGGFGYWVSFLAVAAHLFFPEDIPVSRFILFVITPDYVAKGLRETSAGNIFCLIIGILLVLTTFKGGRVRQLNFCETENGCHLFCYVCCLVLLLLFTIFPWN
- the LOC115711940 gene encoding cold-regulated 413 plasma membrane protein 4 isoform X2, with product MEMGFTDLVSYLSDSEKGFSFSHSRTTFQWGGTLCALGGFGYWVSFLAVAAHLFFPEDIPVSRFILFVITPDYVAKGLRETSAGNIFCLIIGILLVLTTFKGGRVRQLNFCETENGCHLFCYVCCLVLLLLFTIFPWN